One window of Paenibacillus sp. FSL K6-3182 genomic DNA carries:
- the sucD gene encoding succinate--CoA ligase subunit alpha, with the protein MSILVNKDTKVITQGITGATGLFHTKGGLEYGTQMVGGVTPGKGGTNVDITLDNGTLVSLPVFNTVAQAKAATGANASVIYVPPAFAADAIMEAVDAELDLVICITEGIPVLDMVKVKRYMDGSKTVLIGPNCPGVITPDECKIGIMPGYIHTAGHVGVISRSGTLTYEAVHQLTTRGIGQSSAVGIGGDPVKGSEFIDILNLFNEDPDTYAVIMIGEIGGTAEEEAAEWIKANMKKPVVGFIGGATAPPGKRMGHAGAIISGGKGTAAEKIATLEACGIKVAPTPSEMGSTLVSVLEEQGLLEKCITRK; encoded by the coding sequence GTGAGCATTTTGGTTAATAAAGATACAAAAGTCATTACCCAAGGTATTACAGGAGCAACTGGCTTGTTCCATACCAAAGGCGGATTGGAATACGGTACGCAAATGGTCGGCGGCGTAACACCTGGTAAAGGTGGCACTAACGTTGATATTACACTTGATAACGGCACGCTCGTATCATTGCCTGTTTTCAACACGGTTGCTCAAGCAAAAGCTGCTACTGGCGCTAATGCTTCAGTTATCTATGTACCACCTGCATTTGCTGCAGATGCAATCATGGAAGCGGTTGACGCTGAGCTTGATCTTGTTATCTGTATTACAGAAGGCATTCCCGTGCTTGATATGGTAAAAGTTAAACGTTACATGGACGGCAGCAAAACCGTTCTTATCGGACCTAACTGCCCAGGCGTAATTACGCCGGATGAATGCAAAATCGGCATTATGCCTGGTTACATTCATACAGCTGGACATGTTGGCGTAATTTCTCGCTCAGGAACATTGACTTATGAAGCGGTTCATCAATTGACGACTCGTGGAATTGGACAATCTTCTGCAGTAGGAATCGGCGGCGACCCGGTTAAGGGCTCTGAGTTTATCGATATCTTGAATCTTTTCAATGAAGATCCAGATACCTACGCGGTTATCATGATTGGTGAAATCGGCGGTACAGCAGAGGAAGAAGCTGCTGAGTGGATTAAAGCAAACATGAAAAAACCAGTTGTCGGCTTCATTGGCGGCGCAACAGCGCCTCCGGGCAAACGGATGGGACATGCTGGCGCAATCATTTCCGGTGGTAAAGGAACAGCTGCTGAAAAAATCGCAACACTTGAAGCTTGCGGCATTAAAGTAGCTCCAACACCATCTGAGATGGGTTCAACGCTTGTGAGTGTTCTTGAAGAGCAAGGCCTTCTTGAAAAATGCATCACACGCAAATAA
- the dprA gene encoding DNA-processing protein DprA has protein sequence MTKKQDIRRQMVIAFHEIPGIGWHAIQKAVHHEFWNKRSWSIEDLLAIGLHRGQAKAAAERYAERPWILTEDPSEAVAAVNAIALTPYDTEYPKILREIAQPPWVLYARGRLELLQRPAIAVVGTRVPTAYGRQSATTLAQELSSAGLTVVSGLAKGVDSKAHEAALYGAGGTIAVLPTPIDKCYPTENLSLFHKIAEHGLLVSETPIGTPLHPGQFPQRNRIIAALSVGTVIVEGATKSGSLITAQHAMDMSRELFAVPGPNSSPKSEGPNALIKRGEAKLISCVEDIIDELNWLPEALKAYKEADAASKSEQELNKPELTPEESKLIAFLRDQPLSINELHELSAFPFGHLNALLLNLCIKRKIELQPGSIYIAL, from the coding sequence ATGACTAAAAAACAAGATATTCGTAGACAAATGGTTATTGCCTTTCACGAAATTCCTGGCATAGGATGGCATGCAATTCAGAAGGCTGTTCACCATGAATTTTGGAATAAACGCTCATGGAGCATAGAAGATTTACTTGCTATAGGCCTGCATCGTGGTCAAGCGAAAGCAGCGGCTGAACGTTATGCAGAGCGTCCATGGATTTTGACAGAAGATCCGTCAGAAGCAGTTGCTGCAGTAAATGCAATCGCATTAACGCCTTATGATACCGAATATCCGAAAATTTTAAGAGAGATTGCACAGCCGCCTTGGGTCTTGTATGCTAGAGGACGTCTTGAGCTGCTGCAGCGTCCAGCAATTGCAGTAGTAGGTACAAGAGTGCCGACCGCATATGGCAGGCAATCAGCGACTACGCTGGCACAGGAGCTTTCCTCTGCTGGCTTGACGGTGGTTAGCGGCCTAGCCAAAGGTGTCGATAGCAAAGCTCATGAAGCAGCGTTGTACGGAGCGGGAGGAACGATTGCTGTTCTGCCTACGCCTATTGATAAGTGTTATCCAACTGAGAATCTATCATTGTTTCACAAAATTGCCGAGCATGGCTTGCTCGTCTCAGAAACGCCGATCGGTACTCCGCTGCATCCTGGACAATTTCCGCAGCGCAATCGTATTATTGCGGCATTATCCGTAGGAACGGTTATTGTGGAAGGCGCAACGAAGAGCGGCTCTCTGATAACAGCACAGCATGCGATGGACATGTCTCGGGAGTTGTTTGCTGTACCCGGTCCAAACTCATCGCCTAAGAGTGAGGGGCCAAATGCGCTCATCAAACGCGGAGAAGCAAAGCTTATTAGCTGCGTTGAAGATATTATCGATGAGCTGAATTGGCTGCCGGAAGCGCTTAAAGCTTACAAGGAAGCAGATGCAGCGAGCAAGTCCGAACAGGAATTAAATAAGCCAGAGCTCACGCCTGAGGAGAGTAAATTGATTGCTTTTTTACGAGATCAGCCCTTATCTATTAATGAGTTGCACGAGCTCTCCGCCTTCCCGTTTGGACATTTGAACGCACTTCTGCTAAATTTATGTATAAAACGCAAAATTGAATTGCAGCCCGGATCAATATATATTGCTTTATAG